One uncultured Acidilobus sp. JCHS genomic window carries:
- a CDS encoding putative Zn ribbon-containing protein produces the protein MARRRRKRIKQVRRVRRPSRYFQCPRCGAMTLTIDFKKLDSADHKLAIARCGTCHLYCELEVPAVYDRVDVYNRISDLAYEGRLDECSKPYQEPEGEEAEEPTEGEGEEGPEEGQ, from the coding sequence TTGGCAAGGAGAAGGAGGAAGAGAATTAAGCAGGTGAGGAGGGTCCGCAGGCCCTCAAGGTACTTCCAGTGCCCCCGCTGCGGCGCCATGACGCTGACAATAGATTTCAAGAAGCTAGACTCCGCGGACCACAAGCTGGCGATAGCCAGGTGCGGGACCTGCCACCTCTACTGTGAGCTTGAGGTCCCGGCGGTTTACGACAGGGTAGACGTGTATAACAGGATCTCGGACCTAGCCTACGAGGGCCGCCTGGACGAGTGCTCCAAGCCGTACCAGGAGCCGGAGGGTGAGGAGGCCGAGGAGCCTACGGAGGGTGAAGGCGAGGAAGGTCCTGAGGAAGGCCAGTAG
- a CDS encoding geranylgeranylglyceryl phosphate synthase codes for MSEREKRKLHLTLIDPEKSTPDDAEVIARMAAEAESSAILVGGSLGVYEPRLSDVVKAAKRSGLPVILFPSNINGLTPHADAVFFMTLLNSDDPYYITGVQAQAAPIVLKMRLEVIPTAYVIVGHGGAAGYVGRARPIPYDRPDLVAAYSLAGAMMGVNVIYLEAGSGAPRPVPPDAVKAARKALNEYGYDGLLIVGGGINTPEDAVRIIESGADGIVNGTIVERAPSMLRGIVSAIRSASNYA; via the coding sequence TTGTCTGAGAGGGAGAAGAGGAAGCTTCACCTAACCCTCATAGATCCCGAGAAGTCGACTCCTGACGACGCTGAGGTCATAGCCAGGATGGCTGCCGAGGCCGAGTCCTCAGCTATATTGGTAGGAGGCTCTTTAGGGGTCTATGAGCCCAGGCTGTCAGATGTAGTGAAAGCCGCCAAGAGATCAGGCCTCCCCGTTATCCTCTTCCCGAGCAACATCAATGGGCTCACGCCTCACGCTGACGCCGTCTTCTTCATGACCCTCCTTAACAGTGACGATCCATACTACATAACGGGGGTTCAGGCGCAGGCGGCCCCTATAGTGCTCAAGATGAGGCTTGAGGTTATACCCACAGCATATGTAATAGTCGGCCATGGAGGGGCCGCAGGCTATGTGGGGAGAGCAAGGCCCATACCATACGATAGACCTGACCTAGTGGCCGCCTACTCACTGGCTGGCGCCATGATGGGGGTTAACGTGATATACCTCGAAGCAGGAAGCGGGGCTCCAAGGCCCGTGCCCCCTGACGCCGTAAAGGCCGCGAGGAAGGCCCTTAACGAGTATGGCTACGACGGCCTCCTCATAGTCGGTGGTGGCATAAACACGCCGGAGGACGCTGTCAGGATAATTGAGTCAGGCGCTGACGGTATAGTAAACGGGACGATCGTAGAGAGGGCCCCCTCGATGCTTCGCGGGATAGTTAGCGCCATTAGGTCCGCTAGCAACTATGCCTAG
- a CDS encoding putative pyrophosphatase — protein sequence MRKEYFDRDRQRGLFQTFAWLVEEVGELGEALLKKGTDGVAEELADVIAWTLSLANLVGVDVEKALKTKYGEVLARHSC from the coding sequence ATGAGGAAGGAGTACTTTGACAGGGACAGACAAAGAGGCCTGTTCCAGACCTTCGCCTGGCTGGTCGAGGAGGTAGGGGAGCTAGGCGAGGCGCTGCTCAAGAAGGGGACTGACGGGGTCGCTGAGGAGCTGGCCGATGTCATCGCTTGGACGTTAAGCCTCGCAAACCTCGTGGGCGTAGATGTTGAGAAGGCCCTGAAGACCAAATACGGCGAGGTCCTGGCTAGGCATAGTTGCTAG
- a CDS encoding Sec61beta family: MPEREKSEKRARRKKTSGPLAAAGLVAFYENFHSKVEISPTTLVVISAATAAAVVLARAIVH; encoded by the coding sequence ATGCCCGAGCGGGAGAAGTCGGAGAAGAGGGCCAGGAGGAAGAAGACGTCGGGACCGCTCGCGGCCGCTGGCCTTGTGGCATTCTATGAGAACTTCCACAGCAAGGTTGAGATATCCCCCACCACTCTCGTCGTAATTTCAGCGGCCACCGCAGCGGCCGTAGTGTTAGCTAGGGCTATCGTTCACTAA
- a CDS encoding putative metal-binding protein, producing MAEARELALSSRFVKVRSGKLEVWIYLGPREDHLLVTAGHPKEVGKAAEEPVYCSCEAFQLRFISEERSLACKHVHALRLVLRGLATHTEVELKDPGQLAEIINEVIDIGRSVTLRKVLSGLVNDSPS from the coding sequence ATGGCTGAGGCCAGGGAGCTAGCGCTTTCCTCCAGGTTCGTCAAGGTTCGGTCAGGGAAACTCGAGGTCTGGATTTACCTTGGGCCGAGAGAGGACCACTTGCTGGTCACTGCAGGTCATCCAAAAGAGGTGGGGAAGGCTGCTGAGGAGCCCGTTTACTGTAGCTGTGAGGCTTTCCAATTGAGGTTCATCTCTGAGGAAAGGTCTTTAGCGTGTAAGCACGTGCACGCCTTAAGGCTTGTACTCAGAGGGCTGGCGACGCACACCGAGGTTGAGCTGAAGGACCCTGGTCAGCTGGCCGAGATAATCAACGAGGTCATAGACATCGGGAGGAGCGTCACCTTAAGAAAGGTCCTGTCGGGCTTAGTGAACGATAGCCCTAGCTAA
- a CDS encoding ribose 5-phosphate isomerase: MGCDPKELAATGAVELLREVLAKKEGPIGVGAGSTVRAFVRKAVDLLRGRKVASASSSTSIELSSLGVDVISFPAGSPLLEIYVDGADEVSPTGDLIKGRGGALLGEKVLAYFSRLNIFIVGEDKLVSRLGEKGPVPLEVVPEAYPYVIEGLRRMGFKASPRTSQGKLGPLVSDWRGFIVDVDTGPMEDPKAVNEVLRGVPGVVETGIFLGYADYVVVGREKECRYDVLRFRRRAKAPDL, encoded by the coding sequence GTGGGCTGCGACCCCAAGGAGCTTGCCGCAACGGGCGCCGTAGAGCTGCTGAGGGAGGTCTTGGCTAAGAAGGAGGGCCCTATAGGCGTCGGCGCGGGGAGCACCGTACGCGCCTTTGTAAGGAAGGCGGTAGACCTCCTGAGGGGCCGTAAAGTCGCCAGCGCTAGCTCGTCAACTTCCATAGAGCTCTCATCCTTGGGGGTGGACGTTATCTCGTTCCCCGCTGGAAGCCCCTTGCTGGAGATTTACGTGGACGGCGCAGATGAGGTGTCGCCGACGGGCGACCTGATCAAGGGAAGGGGAGGCGCCCTGCTTGGCGAGAAGGTGCTGGCCTACTTTAGCCGCCTCAACATCTTCATAGTGGGTGAGGACAAGCTCGTCTCAAGGCTTGGCGAGAAGGGGCCTGTGCCCCTAGAGGTGGTGCCGGAGGCCTACCCTTACGTGATTGAGGGCCTGAGGCGCATGGGCTTCAAGGCCTCACCCAGGACCTCCCAGGGCAAGCTAGGCCCACTGGTCAGCGACTGGAGGGGCTTCATAGTTGATGTTGATACAGGCCCCATGGAAGACCCTAAGGCAGTTAATGAGGTCCTCAGGGGCGTGCCAGGCGTTGTCGAGACCGGAATATTTTTGGGCTATGCGGACTACGTGGTAGTAGGAAGGGAGAAGGAGTGCAGATATGACGTACTCAGGTTCAGGAGGAGAGCGAAGGCCCCCGATTTATGA
- a CDS encoding putative metal-dependent hydrolase (urease superfamily) yields the protein MPYKSERACLMIADGHAHVNPLRGLIARELAKRFLRSGGWFIALVSVSPWDYGLDITNAEAAYRDVLRYHESACREAREAGLKVACVAGFHPADVDKLVDSGLRSSEVLDLGLRVLNYITSLCRSGRLDGIGEVGRQHYRTAADRVLVSELILEEAALKAQELGCVVHLHLEDVGPETVSLTHRALSRLGIKPSPSIVFHHAKPSMVREALSLGYSITVPGRTAVIAEAIKYGDSFMVESDFPGVEIPRALRPWDLAAAEEEALRGTPDPERALRRINVEAVVRAYGVEPP from the coding sequence TTGCCATATAAGAGTGAGAGGGCCTGCTTGATGATAGCTGACGGCCACGCCCACGTAAATCCCTTAAGAGGACTGATCGCGCGTGAACTAGCCAAGAGGTTTCTCAGGTCAGGGGGCTGGTTCATAGCCCTGGTCTCCGTCTCCCCCTGGGACTACGGTCTTGACATCACTAACGCTGAGGCCGCTTATAGGGATGTCCTCAGGTACCATGAGAGCGCCTGTAGGGAGGCTAGGGAGGCAGGACTTAAGGTCGCCTGCGTAGCTGGCTTTCACCCTGCTGACGTGGATAAGCTTGTGGACTCTGGCCTTAGGTCGTCTGAGGTGCTTGATCTGGGCCTAAGGGTCCTTAACTACATAACGTCCCTTTGCAGGTCAGGGAGGCTTGACGGAATTGGCGAGGTTGGACGTCAACACTATAGGACTGCCGCTGACAGGGTGTTGGTCTCTGAGCTGATACTGGAGGAGGCGGCGCTGAAGGCCCAGGAGCTAGGGTGTGTGGTCCACCTGCATCTTGAAGACGTAGGGCCTGAGACCGTTAGCCTAACTCATAGAGCCCTCTCCAGGCTTGGGATAAAGCCGTCACCCTCAATAGTGTTTCACCACGCGAAGCCCAGCATGGTCAGGGAGGCCCTGTCCTTGGGCTACTCAATAACGGTCCCTGGCAGGACGGCCGTAATAGCTGAGGCCATAAAATACGGCGACAGCTTTATGGTCGAAAGCGACTTCCCAGGGGTTGAGATCCCGAGGGCACTGAGGCCCTGGGACCTAGCGGCTGCTGAGGAGGAAGCTCTGAGGGGAACGCCTGACCCTGAAAGGGCCCTGAGGCGTATAAACGTGGAGGCTGTCGTCAGGGCCTATGGAGTTGAGCCGCCCTAG
- a CDS encoding MoxR-like ATPase: protein MFNRVQNAKSPEELMKLASQFLTELESPFVGRHEEALVITLALLTGEHVVLIGEPGTAKSAMARRSADLLDVKFFKYLLTKFTEPSELFGPLDIRALRQGSYRRITTGKLPEAEIAFLDEIFNANSAVLNSILSIMQERVLYDGYTEIKVPLWTLVGASNRVPEEPELEALYDRFLFRQNVKPLDEEAWESLIDAAWKLEMGNVERPPKVMGMEDLRMLNSLLFKVDLTPIKSKLLRLFMIMNEKELHISDRRKGKIMKAVAAHALLNGRLQATESDLVVLKYTVPRDVDDFDKVNTILIEELKTKERILRELEEIAANVRASERSVAQLEAFDPRLLDIYKNLKVAKGKIQSLVQDVEDEEIRRKAEEVNELIENITQEIMIKLNM from the coding sequence GTGTTCAATAGGGTGCAGAATGCCAAGAGCCCTGAAGAGCTCATGAAGCTGGCTTCACAATTCCTTACGGAGCTTGAAAGCCCCTTCGTGGGCAGACATGAGGAGGCTTTAGTTATAACCTTGGCCCTGCTGACAGGCGAGCACGTGGTCTTAATAGGTGAGCCAGGCACCGCCAAGAGCGCTATGGCCAGGAGGTCAGCCGACCTCCTTGACGTCAAGTTCTTTAAGTACCTGCTGACTAAGTTCACCGAGCCCAGTGAGCTCTTTGGCCCACTTGACATAAGGGCCCTGAGACAGGGTTCCTACAGGAGGATAACGACTGGGAAGCTGCCTGAGGCCGAGATAGCCTTCCTGGACGAGATATTTAACGCCAACAGCGCCGTGCTCAACAGCATACTCAGCATAATGCAGGAGAGGGTCCTCTACGATGGTTACACTGAAATAAAGGTCCCCCTCTGGACGCTTGTAGGGGCCTCAAACAGGGTTCCCGAGGAGCCCGAGCTTGAGGCCCTTTACGACAGGTTCCTCTTTAGGCAGAACGTGAAGCCCCTGGACGAGGAGGCCTGGGAGAGCCTCATCGACGCGGCCTGGAAGCTTGAGATGGGCAACGTGGAGAGGCCCCCTAAGGTGATGGGCATGGAGGACCTCAGGATGCTCAACTCGCTGCTGTTCAAGGTTGACCTAACCCCCATCAAGAGCAAGCTCCTGAGGCTCTTCATGATAATGAATGAGAAGGAGCTTCACATAAGCGATAGGAGGAAGGGGAAGATCATGAAGGCGGTGGCTGCGCACGCGTTGCTTAACGGGAGGCTTCAGGCTACGGAGTCCGACCTAGTAGTTCTAAAGTACACGGTGCCAAGAGACGTAGACGACTTTGACAAAGTGAACACTATACTTATTGAGGAGCTGAAGACAAAGGAGAGGATACTCAGGGAGCTTGAGGAGATAGCGGCCAACGTCAGGGCCTCCGAGAGGTCGGTCGCCCAGCTTGAGGCCTTTGACCCGAGGCTCCTTGACATATATAAGAACCTCAAGGTTGCAAAGGGCAAGATACAGAGCCTCGTTCAGGACGTTGAGGACGAGGAGATCAGGAGAAAGGCAGAGGAGGTCAACGAGCTGATAGAGAACATAACCCAGGAGATAATGATAAAGCTCAACATGTGA
- a CDS encoding RNA 3'-phosphate cyclase: MEFVNIDGSMGEGGGQILRTALALSAITGRPVRVYNIRAKRSRPGLQHQHMASVKALAELSGARVEGATLGSTEIVFYPGKIKGGSFTFNIGTAGSVTLLLQAIMPLMAVSEYPMSVRVIGGTDVPMSPPIDYIRFVLRPLLAKAGFDFSVSLVKRGHYPRGGGEVIVATQGGSKLRPLELVSSGKVLSVGGLSHCVRLPSHVAVRQARAAEEVLRTLKVPIKIEVEHYEGKPDPHLGPGSGITLWAITERSILGGDSLGERGKPAEQVGKEAASALLKGPEHRHGSGQPRVRHAPGLRGLGLRYLEARRGLPNIPCSHGYRPN; the protein is encoded by the coding sequence TTGGAATTTGTTAACATAGACGGAAGCATGGGCGAGGGAGGAGGGCAGATACTGAGGACAGCCCTCGCCCTGTCGGCCATAACTGGTAGGCCCGTCAGGGTATACAACATAAGGGCTAAGAGGTCAAGGCCAGGGCTTCAGCATCAACACATGGCCTCTGTGAAGGCGCTGGCGGAGCTCTCTGGGGCGAGGGTTGAGGGCGCTACGCTCGGCTCCACCGAGATAGTGTTCTACCCGGGAAAGATTAAGGGCGGTAGCTTTACATTTAACATAGGTACAGCCGGGAGCGTCACGCTGCTCCTCCAGGCCATAATGCCCCTCATGGCCGTCTCAGAGTACCCTATGAGCGTCAGGGTCATAGGGGGCACCGACGTGCCTATGTCGCCACCTATTGACTATATAAGGTTCGTCCTGAGGCCCTTGCTCGCTAAGGCAGGCTTTGACTTCTCCGTTAGCCTGGTCAAGAGGGGGCATTACCCCAGAGGGGGCGGCGAGGTGATAGTGGCAACCCAGGGCGGCTCTAAGCTGAGGCCCCTGGAGCTCGTCAGCTCGGGGAAGGTCCTAAGCGTTGGAGGCCTAAGCCACTGCGTCAGGCTCCCCTCGCACGTCGCTGTAAGGCAGGCGAGGGCCGCTGAGGAGGTCCTGAGGACGCTCAAGGTGCCCATAAAGATAGAAGTAGAGCATTATGAGGGAAAGCCTGACCCTCACCTTGGTCCCGGCAGCGGAATAACCTTGTGGGCGATAACCGAGAGGTCCATCCTAGGCGGGGACTCGCTGGGCGAAAGGGGTAAGCCGGCCGAGCAGGTGGGTAAGGAGGCCGCGTCAGCCCTCCTGAAAGGACCTGAGCACAGGCATGGCTCTGGACAGCCACGCGTCAGACATGCTCCTGGTTTACGCGGCCTTGGCCTCAGGTACCTCGAGGCTAGGAGGGGCCTCCCTAACATCCCATGCTCGCACGGTTATCGACCTAATTAA
- a CDS encoding Pyruvate:ferredoxin oxidoreductase and related 2-oxoacid:ferredoxin oxidoreductase, beta subunit, whose protein sequence is MPFRLTDLPRKRYGMPGNAACPGCPETMGLRYVKMALGDKAVLVIPAGCSSVIQGIAPRSGINFPILNIVFASAASAASGMAAAFETMGKDYQVVVWAGDGGTADIGFQALSGAAERNDNIIYICVDNEAYMNTGIQRSGLTPFGAWTTTTWTGKTEKKKPLPFIMIAHGVPYVATATVGYPQDFIEKLRKAASIKGFKYIHLHAPCPVGWRFDPSLTVKVAQLAVQTGAFPLFEYENGKFRLSPYSGMVRDPKRRAPLTEYLKLQGRFQTVLKDPEKLKGLQREIDEMWEWIALLEKGLAPRP, encoded by the coding sequence ATGCCGTTCAGGCTGACTGACCTGCCGCGGAAGAGGTACGGCATGCCGGGCAACGCGGCGTGCCCAGGCTGTCCTGAGACCATGGGCCTAAGGTACGTCAAGATGGCGCTGGGGGACAAGGCCGTTCTCGTCATACCAGCGGGCTGCAGCAGCGTGATCCAGGGGATAGCGCCCAGGAGCGGGATCAACTTCCCGATCCTCAACATAGTGTTCGCCTCAGCCGCTAGCGCCGCGTCAGGCATGGCGGCGGCCTTCGAGACCATGGGCAAGGACTACCAGGTGGTCGTGTGGGCCGGCGACGGGGGCACTGCAGACATAGGGTTCCAGGCCCTCAGCGGGGCCGCAGAGAGGAACGACAACATAATTTACATCTGTGTCGACAACGAGGCCTATATGAACACGGGCATTCAGAGGAGCGGGCTAACGCCCTTCGGCGCCTGGACAACCACCACCTGGACCGGGAAGACCGAGAAGAAGAAGCCCCTGCCCTTCATAATGATAGCCCATGGCGTGCCCTATGTAGCCACAGCAACGGTCGGTTATCCACAGGACTTCATAGAGAAGCTGAGGAAGGCCGCCTCGATCAAGGGGTTCAAGTACATTCACCTCCACGCGCCATGCCCTGTAGGCTGGAGATTCGACCCAAGCCTCACAGTCAAGGTGGCCCAGCTGGCCGTCCAGACGGGGGCCTTCCCGCTGTTTGAGTACGAGAACGGCAAGTTCAGGCTGAGCCCATACAGTGGCATGGTCAGGGACCCAAAGAGGAGGGCGCCGCTCACAGAGTACCTCAAGTTGCAGGGCAGGTTCCAGACGGTCCTCAAGGACCCGGAGAAGTTGAAGGGGCTTCAGCGCGAGATAGATGAGATGTGGGAGTGGATAGCCCTCCTCGAGAAGGGCCTAGCCCCACGTCCTTAA
- a CDS encoding Pyruvate:ferredoxin oxidoreductase and related 2-oxoacid:ferredoxin oxidoreductase, alpha subunit, with protein MTKRALTGNHAVAEAAKLARVKVVAAYPITPQTTIVERLAEMIEKGELEAKMIRVESEHSAMAATLGAAAAGARAFTATSSHGLLYMHEVLWWTAGARIPVVMAVVARAIGPPWNIHVEHSDVMDQRDTGWIISIAQENQEAFDLTLQAFRISEDPRVYLPMIVSLDGFILSHTVAPVDVPPQEDVDAWLPPRRQPYMITPESNVVMGNIANDDEYYMMRFSIQTAMQAAKKVIDEVDVEFGKAFGRRYGGLVECYLCDDADYVMLLAGSWAGDAKKAAEQLREEGIRAGVARVRFIRPWPEEFIRERLVNVKGVIVFDRSISFGSYGQLFTDTAATLYGQTSLRGVIAGLGGVDVKPEDFASEVRDFVSKVEERGRVYEPRRWLLPKKYSKLAEEVVA; from the coding sequence GTGACCAAGAGGGCGCTAACCGGTAACCACGCGGTGGCCGAGGCGGCAAAGCTGGCTAGGGTCAAGGTCGTGGCGGCCTATCCAATAACGCCGCAGACCACCATTGTTGAGAGGCTCGCCGAGATGATCGAGAAGGGGGAGCTTGAGGCCAAGATGATCAGAGTGGAGAGCGAGCACTCAGCAATGGCCGCCACCCTGGGGGCGGCCGCCGCTGGAGCGAGGGCGTTCACGGCGACCTCAAGCCATGGGCTTCTCTATATGCACGAGGTCCTCTGGTGGACTGCCGGAGCTAGGATACCAGTGGTTATGGCTGTGGTCGCGAGGGCCATAGGGCCGCCCTGGAACATACATGTGGAGCACAGTGACGTTATGGATCAGCGGGACACGGGGTGGATAATATCGATTGCCCAAGAGAACCAGGAGGCCTTCGACCTCACCCTACAGGCCTTCAGGATAAGCGAGGACCCCAGGGTGTACCTACCTATGATCGTGTCCCTGGACGGCTTCATACTGTCACACACGGTGGCGCCCGTTGACGTGCCGCCTCAGGAGGACGTTGATGCCTGGCTCCCACCCAGGAGGCAGCCATACATGATAACGCCTGAGAGCAACGTCGTCATGGGCAACATAGCTAACGACGACGAGTACTACATGATGAGGTTCTCAATACAGACGGCGATGCAGGCGGCCAAGAAGGTCATTGATGAGGTCGATGTGGAGTTCGGCAAGGCCTTTGGCAGGCGCTATGGCGGGCTCGTAGAGTGCTACCTCTGTGACGACGCTGACTATGTTATGCTCCTAGCGGGGAGCTGGGCTGGCGACGCTAAGAAGGCCGCGGAGCAGCTGAGGGAGGAGGGCATAAGGGCCGGCGTCGCCAGGGTCAGGTTCATCAGGCCATGGCCTGAGGAGTTCATCAGGGAGAGGCTCGTTAACGTTAAGGGCGTCATAGTCTTTGACAGAAGCATATCGTTTGGAAGTTACGGTCAGCTGTTCACGGACACCGCGGCGACCCTCTACGGCCAGACCTCGTTAAGGGGGGTCATAGCTGGTCTAGGAGGCGTTGACGTGAAGCCTGAGGACTTCGCCTCCGAGGTGAGGGACTTCGTATCAAAGGTGGAGGAGCGTGGCAGGGTCTATGAGCCAAGGAGGTGGCTTCTGCCGAAGAAGTACTCTAAGCTGGCCGAGGAGGTGGTGGCCTAA
- a CDS encoding 2-oxoacid:acceptor oxidoreductase, delta subunit, pyruvate/2-ketoisovalerate family produces MGQVEVVEPKTLWFAPISYPAPASSGKTGLWRTERPVVHLDKCIKCLFCWLYCPEDTILRREDDYVYVDYEYCKGCGICAEVCPTHAIEMVPEVVGEGQ; encoded by the coding sequence TTGGGCCAGGTTGAAGTGGTTGAGCCGAAGACCCTGTGGTTCGCCCCAATATCATATCCAGCCCCAGCCTCCTCAGGCAAGACGGGCCTCTGGAGGACCGAGAGGCCAGTAGTTCACCTGGACAAGTGCATAAAGTGCCTGTTCTGCTGGCTCTACTGCCCAGAGGACACAATATTGAGGAGGGAGGACGATTACGTCTACGTGGACTACGAGTACTGCAAGGGCTGTGGCATCTGCGCCGAGGTCTGCCCGACCCACGCCATAGAGATGGTGCCTGAGGTGGTAGGTGAGGGGCAGTGA
- a CDS encoding 2-oxoacid:acceptor oxidoreductase, gamma subunit, pyruvate/2-ketoisovalerate family codes for MYLELRFHGRGGQGAVTAATILARAALLEGKWAQAIPNFGAERRGAPVEVYARVSDAPIQVHSSVERPDVVVVLDYELLKMVDVTRGLKEGGTVVINSPVNTSPIQGYKTYCVNATKIAKELGLVVSGWPTVNTAMLGALSKATNVVSVESITKAISEYFTSPALAKANGEAALRSFNEARLC; via the coding sequence TTGTACCTAGAGCTGAGGTTCCACGGGAGAGGCGGCCAGGGGGCGGTGACGGCCGCGACCATATTGGCCAGGGCCGCCCTGCTCGAGGGCAAGTGGGCCCAGGCCATACCCAACTTCGGCGCGGAGAGGAGAGGGGCCCCGGTCGAGGTGTACGCAAGGGTGTCAGACGCCCCCATACAGGTGCACTCCAGCGTTGAGCGCCCAGACGTGGTGGTGGTACTTGACTACGAGCTCCTCAAGATGGTTGACGTGACGAGAGGGCTAAAGGAGGGGGGAACAGTCGTCATAAACTCCCCAGTTAACACGTCACCCATCCAGGGCTACAAGACCTATTGTGTGAACGCGACCAAGATAGCGAAGGAGCTTGGCCTTGTGGTAAGCGGATGGCCAACGGTCAACACGGCCATGTTGGGAGCCCTCAGCAAGGCAACAAACGTCGTTAGTGTAGAATCAATCACTAAGGCTATATCGGAGTACTTCACTTCCCCAGCCCTGGCCAAGGCTAACGGCGAGGCTGCCCTGAGGTCCTTTAATGAGGCCAGGTTGTGTTAA
- a CDS encoding putative DNA-binding protein containing a Zn-ribbon domain produces MAALTGRLVSVALDDTDSQYGGCTTHLTGILLNELGSKALLADYPLLVRLNPNIPWKTRGNGATVLRLFYSGDLMDVLELAWQLAQDYTTPRPPLPGKSPGVVVVEGPVWDDPAMRALYRQALTDVVTRDLAERALVKVGGSFRGGRGVIGASSALAALAPGDPYTFELTFYRLPELWGSRRCVDFGEAFLAEAESSATVNNLDLEERVVAAAPGGPDPVLAGFRGLRPDELWQFEGALCERPHFAVLYRSNQHTGVHLVEGELRPYRSVLIRGTVASRPIKVPRGHVVLSLMTERGLIDVAFFRETGPLTEAAEELVPGDYIEVGGGVRPYSPSGRLTVAAELMRVLRVSKALTKLPPRCPRDGSTMESLGRGKGYRCPRCGLRLPEDAAIEVELPRALRPGLYLPKAGRLRHLTPAGGPLPTLASLPVGLKASDVLRVYENPS; encoded by the coding sequence TTGGCGGCCTTGACAGGGCGCCTGGTAAGCGTGGCCCTTGACGACACGGACAGCCAGTATGGGGGCTGTACGACGCACCTGACAGGGATCCTGCTTAATGAGCTGGGCTCAAAGGCCCTCCTGGCCGACTATCCCCTCCTCGTGAGGCTCAACCCGAACATACCCTGGAAGACCAGGGGGAACGGCGCAACTGTGTTGAGGTTATTCTATAGTGGTGACCTCATGGACGTCCTGGAGCTGGCGTGGCAGCTGGCCCAGGACTACACAACCCCGAGGCCTCCTCTGCCGGGCAAGTCCCCAGGAGTTGTTGTCGTGGAGGGGCCTGTATGGGATGACCCAGCCATGAGGGCCCTCTACAGGCAGGCGCTAACCGACGTTGTGACCAGGGACCTGGCCGAGAGGGCGCTTGTAAAGGTTGGGGGGAGCTTCAGAGGGGGCCGCGGCGTTATAGGCGCCTCCTCAGCCCTGGCCGCGCTGGCCCCTGGCGACCCCTACACGTTTGAGCTCACCTTCTACAGGCTTCCAGAGCTCTGGGGCTCGAGGCGATGTGTTGACTTCGGGGAGGCCTTCCTGGCAGAGGCCGAGAGCTCGGCAACCGTCAACAACCTCGACCTTGAGGAGCGTGTGGTCGCGGCCGCCCCAGGGGGGCCGGACCCAGTGCTGGCTGGCTTCAGGGGGCTGCGACCTGACGAGCTCTGGCAGTTCGAGGGCGCCCTCTGTGAGAGGCCTCACTTCGCAGTCCTCTACAGGTCGAATCAGCACACAGGGGTCCACTTGGTTGAAGGAGAGCTAAGGCCCTATAGATCCGTGTTGATCAGGGGAACCGTGGCTTCCAGGCCTATCAAGGTCCCCCGAGGACATGTCGTATTAAGTCTTATGACTGAGCGTGGCCTCATAGATGTGGCCTTCTTCAGGGAGACGGGCCCCCTGACAGAGGCCGCGGAGGAGCTCGTGCCAGGCGACTATATTGAGGTCGGGGGTGGGGTCAGGCCCTACTCGCCTTCTGGCAGGCTGACGGTGGCCGCCGAGCTGATGAGGGTTCTCAGGGTCTCAAAGGCCCTGACCAAGCTGCCACCCCGTTGCCCAAGGGACGGGTCCACCATGGAGAGCCTCGGAAGGGGTAAGGGCTACAGGTGTCCCAGGTGTGGCCTCAGGCTCCCCGAGGACGCAGCGATTGAGGTGGAGCTACCCAGGGCGCTTCGGCCTGGCCTCTACCTGCCCAAGGCCGGCAGGCTGAGACACCTGACCCCTGCTGGAGGACCTCTGCCAACGCTCGCCTCGCTACCCGTTGGACTTAAGGCGTCAGACGTCCTCAGGGTCTACGAAAACCCTAGTTAA